One window of Nitratidesulfovibrio sp. genomic DNA carries:
- the ahbD gene encoding heme b synthase — protein sequence MSHPQHPGDERKPNPQGGHPHGHSAGMGGHPASMGGHPATPQGGHPGGHPGGVGAPQMPRTLPDGTPTCKLIAWEVTRSCNLACKHCRAEAHEEPYPGEFSTAEAKALIDTFPQVGNPIIIFTGGDPMMRHDVYELIAYATGLGLRCVMSPNGTLITPETARMMKEAGVQRCSISIDGPDAASHDAFRGVPGAFDASLRGIEYLKQAGIEFQINTTVTRDNLGSFKDIFKLCERIGAAAWHIFLLVPTGRAAGLGDQVISATEYEEVLNWFYDFRKTTSMHLKATCAPHYYRIMRQRAKEEGVAVTPDTFGMDALTRGCLGGIGFCFISHVGQVQPCGYLELDCGNVRETPFPEIWRNTHHFKQFRDQEAYTGKCGPCEYHKVCGGCRARAYNMSGDHMAEEPLCSYTPRRTGACR from the coding sequence GCGGACATCCGCATGGACATTCCGCAGGCATGGGCGGCCATCCGGCCAGCATGGGCGGGCACCCGGCCACGCCGCAGGGCGGTCATCCCGGCGGACATCCTGGCGGCGTAGGCGCGCCGCAGATGCCGCGCACCCTGCCCGACGGTACCCCCACCTGCAAGCTCATCGCATGGGAAGTGACCCGTTCGTGCAACCTGGCCTGCAAGCACTGCCGGGCCGAAGCGCACGAGGAACCCTACCCCGGCGAATTTTCCACCGCCGAGGCCAAGGCCCTCATCGACACCTTTCCGCAGGTGGGCAACCCCATCATCATCTTTACCGGGGGCGACCCCATGATGCGGCACGACGTGTACGAACTTATCGCGTACGCCACCGGCCTTGGCCTGCGCTGCGTCATGTCGCCCAACGGCACCCTGATCACGCCGGAAACGGCCCGCATGATGAAGGAAGCGGGCGTGCAGCGCTGCTCCATCTCCATCGACGGGCCGGACGCCGCCAGCCACGACGCCTTCCGGGGCGTGCCCGGCGCGTTCGACGCCTCCCTGCGGGGCATCGAATACCTGAAGCAGGCGGGCATAGAGTTCCAGATCAACACCACCGTCACCCGCGACAACCTCGGCAGCTTCAAGGATATCTTCAAGTTGTGCGAGCGCATCGGCGCGGCGGCGTGGCACATCTTCCTGCTGGTGCCCACCGGGCGCGCGGCGGGCCTTGGCGACCAGGTCATCTCGGCCACGGAATACGAGGAAGTGCTGAACTGGTTCTACGACTTCCGCAAGACCACCTCCATGCACCTGAAAGCCACCTGCGCGCCGCACTACTACCGCATCATGCGCCAGCGGGCCAAGGAAGAGGGCGTGGCCGTAACGCCCGACACCTTCGGCATGGACGCCCTGACGCGCGGCTGCCTTGGCGGCATCGGGTTCTGCTTCATCAGCCACGTGGGGCAGGTGCAGCCGTGCGGCTACCTGGAACTGGACTGCGGCAACGTGCGCGAAACGCCGTTTCCGGAAATTTGGCGCAACACGCACCATTTCAAGCAGTTCCGCGATCAGGAAGCCTACACCGGCAAATGCGGCCCCTGCGAATACCACAAGGTGTGCGGCGGCTGCCGCGCGCGCGCCTACAACATGAGCGGCGACCACATGGCCGAGGAACCGCTGTGCTCGTACACCCCCAGGCGCACCGGCGCGTGCCGCTGA
- the ahbA gene encoding siroheme decarboxylase subunit alpha, whose product MTASPAESGAAPVIDTDTDTLDQTDKRILDVIQSDFPLESRPYAVIGEKCGITEAEALARVRAMKERRLIRRMGANFQSAKLGFRSTLCAAKVPDDAMDGFVAEVNRHVGVTHNYLRDHEYNIWFTCIGPSWDSVCATLAEITEKTGIPILNLPATKLFKIKVDFQMAE is encoded by the coding sequence ATGACCGCATCCCCCGCCGAAAGCGGCGCTGCCCCTGTGATTGATACGGACACTGACACGCTGGACCAGACCGACAAGCGCATCCTGGACGTGATCCAGTCGGACTTTCCCCTGGAATCGCGCCCCTACGCCGTCATCGGCGAAAAGTGCGGCATCACCGAGGCCGAGGCGCTGGCCCGCGTGCGCGCCATGAAGGAACGCAGGCTCATCCGCCGCATGGGGGCCAACTTCCAGTCGGCCAAGCTGGGCTTTCGCTCCACGCTGTGCGCGGCCAAGGTGCCCGACGATGCCATGGACGGGTTCGTGGCCGAGGTGAACCGTCACGTGGGCGTCACCCACAACTACCTGCGCGACCACGAATACAACATCTGGTTCACCTGCATCGGCCCCTCTTGGGACAGCGTGTGCGCCACCCTGGCCGAGATCACCGAAAAGACGGGCATCCCCATCCTGAACCTGCCCGCCACCAAGCTGTTCAAGATCAAGGTCGATTTCCAGATGGCCGAGTAG
- a CDS encoding DUF3995 domain-containing protein: MISTILATIATVSLAAITLLHGAWVLGSTLWLDRVIPRTPDSVGGRPLFAMPRGLTGAVTLVFALLALLPGLTLGWLPLPSPRVAPTLCLGAAFIFVVRAIGDFRYCGLFRRIRSTTFARWDARLYTPLCLLLAACYGLLGIAPH; encoded by the coding sequence ATGATTTCCACTATACTTGCCACTATTGCCACAGTCTCCCTTGCCGCCATCACCCTGCTGCACGGGGCATGGGTTCTGGGTTCCACCCTGTGGCTCGACAGGGTCATTCCCCGCACGCCCGATTCCGTGGGTGGCCGCCCCCTGTTTGCCATGCCGCGCGGGCTTACCGGCGCGGTGACCCTGGTCTTTGCCCTGCTGGCGCTGCTGCCGGGGCTGACCCTGGGCTGGCTGCCCCTGCCGTCGCCCCGTGTGGCCCCCACGCTGTGCCTGGGCGCGGCGTTCATCTTCGTGGTGCGGGCCATTGGCGACTTCCGGTACTGCGGCCTGTTCCGGCGCATCCGTTCCACCACCTTCGCCCGCTGGGATGCCCGGCTGTACACGCCGCTGTGCCTGCTGCTGGCCGCCTGCTACGGGCTGCTGGGCATCGCCCCGCACTGA
- a CDS encoding RtcB family protein → MGRTTHKKHTGKRGAQPPPAEDSRRKQGKRGASGASGASGASGTSGVSRASGADRMAYASCTGVRHAPPRLSLTIPPDRLDAATWDQIESALALPCMVHLAVMPEAHAGYDLCIGGVALLDGHISPSFVGYDIGCGMCHVNTGLPADEVLPDETARQLLFDRLRLAIPVGTATRAPGEYDLPRFTSASGDAQLTDAVNARQSIQLATLGGGNHFLEVGVNKRGEIGLTVHSGSRRSGWDIGAWYMKQGRLLPLDSRLGRAYRQDMDWALDYALLNRRLMLEHALRALADVHRQLALTTRKRPARPAKPTGGTGNTDPNGPTVQPDANASAIPRTQPPLAEQEISLLLGRMINENHNHAVILNQTGPSGAPLVLHRKGATPADAGQPGVIPANQRDGVYVTEGLGNAEYLSSASHGAGRRMSRNEAQRTIPLERFRSQMLGIVCRADKGVLDEAPDAYKPIAEVLAAQDGVLVRIIDHFRPLVVLKG, encoded by the coding sequence ATGGGACGCACCACACACAAGAAGCACACCGGCAAGCGCGGCGCGCAGCCGCCACCCGCCGAAGATTCCCGCCGGAAGCAGGGCAAGCGGGGCGCATCCGGCGCATCCGGAGCATCCGGCGCATCTGGCACGTCCGGCGTATCTAGGGCATCTGGGGCTGACCGCATGGCCTATGCCTCCTGCACCGGGGTACGCCACGCGCCGCCGCGCCTGTCCCTGACCATCCCGCCGGATCGGCTCGACGCCGCCACCTGGGACCAGATCGAAAGTGCTCTGGCCCTGCCCTGCATGGTACATCTGGCCGTCATGCCCGAAGCCCACGCGGGCTACGACCTGTGCATCGGCGGGGTGGCCCTGCTGGACGGGCACATCAGTCCCAGCTTCGTGGGCTACGACATCGGCTGCGGCATGTGCCACGTGAACACCGGCCTGCCCGCAGATGAAGTGCTGCCCGACGAGACCGCGCGGCAACTGCTGTTCGACCGGCTGCGGCTGGCCATTCCCGTGGGCACGGCCACGCGCGCACCCGGCGAATACGACCTGCCGCGCTTCACCAGCGCCAGCGGCGACGCGCAACTGACCGATGCGGTCAATGCGCGCCAGTCCATCCAACTGGCCACCCTGGGCGGCGGCAACCACTTTCTCGAAGTGGGGGTGAACAAACGGGGCGAGATCGGCCTTACCGTGCATTCCGGCTCCCGCCGCTCCGGCTGGGACATCGGGGCATGGTACATGAAGCAGGGCAGGCTGTTACCGCTCGATTCGCGCCTTGGCCGCGCCTACCGGCAGGACATGGACTGGGCGCTGGACTATGCCCTGCTGAACCGCCGCCTGATGCTGGAACACGCCCTGCGCGCGCTGGCCGACGTGCACCGGCAACTGGCCCTGACCACACGCAAGCGCCCTGCCCGCCCCGCCAAACCCACCGGGGGCACCGGGAACACAGACCCCAACGGTCCCACCGTTCAGCCGGACGCCAACGCTTCCGCGATTCCCCGCACTCAGCCGCCCCTTGCCGAACAGGAAATATCCCTGCTGCTGGGCCGCATGATCAACGAAAACCACAACCACGCGGTGATCCTGAACCAGACCGGCCCCTCCGGAGCTCCGCTGGTGCTGCACCGCAAGGGGGCCACTCCGGCGGACGCAGGCCAGCCCGGCGTCATTCCCGCCAACCAGCGGGACGGGGTGTACGTGACGGAGGGGCTCGGCAACGCGGAATACCTGTCCTCGGCCTCGCACGGGGCTGGCCGCCGCATGTCCCGCAACGAGGCGCAGCGCACCATACCACTTGAAAGATTCCGGTCGCAGATGCTCGGCATCGTCTGCCGCGCCGACAAGGGAGTGCTGGACGAGGCCCCGGACGCTTACAAACCCATCGCGGAAGTGCTGGCGGCGCAGGACGGCGTGCTGGTGCGGATCATCGACCACTTCCGCCCGCTGGTGGTGCTGAAGGGGTGA
- the qmoC gene encoding quinone-interacting membrane-bound oxidoreductase complex subunit QmoC: MTQPVRIQPDLEFVKELQAVGGESLKKCYQCATCSVACPISPINNPYPRKEMVWASWGLKDKLLSDVDIWLCHNCGTCSDLCPRGAKPGDLLSALRNMTYARLTQPSVVGKWLSSAQYLPILVAIPAILWAVVWMIMASVNGSVFPEGEIVFGKLFPGDFTIDPIFILTFFTAVGILFKGTKNLIASFQPEGRTMMLGKTKHWVLHLVDVLLEEVVTHSKFKDCGADKSDRKVGHMTLMYAFVILAFVTAVVAVGHWGGKVIPAIAVHTPMPQTFPVKILANIGAVMLLVGLAILTVRRKALDPKKTSSNYYDWYLLGVIWVVAVTGVLSQLFRLAGIAPVAYSVYYVHLVAVWMLFAYLPWSKLGHLVYRTAALTYVRAMGRR, translated from the coding sequence ATGACTCAACCCGTCAGGATTCAACCCGATCTTGAGTTCGTCAAAGAACTGCAGGCAGTCGGTGGCGAATCGCTCAAGAAGTGCTACCAGTGCGCCACTTGCAGCGTGGCCTGTCCCATCTCCCCCATAAACAACCCCTATCCCCGCAAGGAGATGGTCTGGGCCTCGTGGGGCCTGAAGGACAAGCTGCTGTCCGACGTGGACATCTGGCTGTGCCACAACTGCGGCACCTGTTCCGACCTGTGCCCCCGTGGCGCCAAGCCCGGCGACCTGCTGTCCGCGCTGCGCAACATGACCTATGCGCGGCTTACCCAGCCCTCCGTGGTGGGCAAGTGGCTGTCCTCCGCCCAGTACCTGCCCATCCTGGTGGCCATTCCGGCCATCCTGTGGGCGGTGGTCTGGATGATCATGGCCAGCGTGAACGGTTCCGTCTTCCCCGAAGGCGAAATCGTGTTCGGCAAGCTGTTCCCCGGCGACTTCACCATCGACCCCATCTTCATCCTCACCTTCTTCACGGCCGTGGGGATACTGTTCAAGGGGACGAAGAACCTCATCGCCTCGTTCCAGCCTGAAGGGCGCACCATGATGCTCGGCAAGACCAAGCACTGGGTGCTGCACCTCGTCGACGTGCTGCTCGAGGAAGTGGTGACCCACTCCAAGTTCAAGGATTGCGGCGCGGACAAGTCCGACCGCAAGGTGGGTCACATGACCCTCATGTACGCCTTCGTCATCCTGGCCTTCGTCACCGCGGTGGTGGCCGTGGGGCACTGGGGCGGCAAGGTGATTCCGGCCATCGCGGTCCACACGCCCATGCCCCAGACCTTCCCCGTGAAGATCCTGGCGAACATCGGCGCGGTGATGCTGCTGGTGGGCCTGGCCATCCTTACGGTGCGCCGCAAGGCGCTTGATCCCAAGAAGACCAGCTCGAACTACTACGACTGGTACCTGCTCGGCGTCATCTGGGTAGTGGCCGTCACCGGCGTGCTCAGCCAGTTGTTCCGCCTCGCGGGCATCGCTCCTGTCGCCTACAGCGTGTACTACGTGCACCTCGTGGCGGTGTGGATGCTGTTCGCCTACCTGCCGTGGTCGAAGCTCGGCCACCTTGTGTACCGTACCGCCGCGCTCACCTACGTGCGCGCCATGGGCCGCCGCTAG
- a CDS encoding hydrogenase iron-sulfur subunit, which yields MATKIGVYFDQSSIGGGLDLESLADTVGGKWGDLTPVCKVFPVLADKKARDEIAADIEEEGLDGVLLCGASPRVDWDLYEFEGVLVDRVNLREQGVMSYKNPDGSLADPEAAPELLEMLVTDYVNMGVVRLQKTTAPDGSPSEGVRRILVLGGGWTGLTAAVNGSLAGHEVVLVEKEENLGGRALGLLKTVPLSHPYTDVHDTGIEKKIAAVQADDNITVYTKAKLAKLSGQPGDFTATIALASGEQEVKVGAVVLATGWQPQDTKVLAPFGYGSLQNVVTAAEFEKMAKTGTITARRVAFILNTALAEPADPYAELCAPEAPVEAPAPAEGEAAAPVVKDHESVRHLPISNAISSVVALKQAGYVCDAFEGGQAFILYDSMVVQGIHERFYKAAQDRLGVMMSKAEIRSITQAANGSLNVLCDKTLIGDDIEINVDMVVLPTGIVPATAKDPIVNFDYRQGPAFPDLELFEGYADSNYICFPYETRRTGVYAAGCVRQPMMLDAAEEDAVGATMKAIQCIESANKGVAVHPRSGDLSYPLFNFVRCTQCKRCTEECPFGALDDDEKGTPKPNPARCRRCGTCMGACPERVISFANYNIDQIGSMIREINVPPDMKKGGPRVIILACENDAYPALDMAALRGKHWSPYVRIIPVRCLGSVNAIWVADAMSKGIDGVMMLGCKYGDDYQCHFVKGSEICRRRKENIAETLNRLGVEPDRVEQYEVAIDEYDKLPGVIEDFMNMILEKGPNPFKGY from the coding sequence ATGGCCACCAAAATTGGCGTCTATTTCGACCAGTCGAGCATCGGAGGCGGTCTCGACCTTGAGTCCCTTGCCGACACCGTGGGCGGCAAATGGGGCGATCTCACGCCGGTCTGCAAGGTCTTTCCCGTCCTTGCCGACAAGAAGGCGCGTGACGAGATCGCTGCCGACATAGAGGAAGAAGGGCTGGACGGCGTGCTGCTGTGCGGCGCTTCGCCCCGCGTGGACTGGGACCTCTACGAGTTCGAGGGTGTGCTTGTGGACCGCGTGAACCTGCGCGAGCAGGGCGTGATGAGCTACAAGAACCCCGACGGCTCGCTGGCCGACCCTGAAGCGGCCCCCGAACTGCTTGAAATGCTGGTCACCGACTACGTGAACATGGGCGTCGTGCGGCTGCAAAAGACCACCGCGCCCGACGGTTCGCCCTCCGAGGGCGTGCGCCGCATCCTGGTGCTGGGCGGCGGCTGGACCGGCCTGACCGCAGCCGTCAACGGCTCGCTGGCCGGGCACGAAGTGGTGCTGGTGGAGAAGGAAGAAAACCTTGGCGGTCGCGCCCTGGGCCTTCTGAAGACCGTGCCGCTCAGCCACCCCTACACCGACGTGCACGATACCGGCATCGAAAAGAAGATCGCCGCCGTGCAGGCTGACGACAACATCACCGTGTACACCAAGGCCAAGCTGGCCAAGCTGTCCGGTCAGCCCGGCGACTTCACCGCCACCATCGCCCTTGCTTCCGGCGAACAGGAAGTGAAGGTTGGCGCCGTGGTGCTGGCCACCGGCTGGCAGCCGCAGGACACCAAGGTGCTGGCCCCCTTCGGCTACGGCTCCTTGCAGAACGTGGTCACCGCCGCCGAGTTCGAAAAGATGGCCAAGACGGGCACCATCACCGCCCGCCGCGTGGCCTTCATCCTGAACACCGCGTTGGCTGAACCGGCCGACCCCTACGCCGAACTGTGCGCCCCCGAGGCACCGGTCGAAGCCCCCGCCCCGGCGGAAGGCGAAGCCGCCGCCCCGGTGGTGAAGGACCACGAAAGCGTGCGCCACCTGCCCATCTCCAACGCCATCAGCAGCGTTGTTGCCCTGAAGCAGGCCGGGTACGTGTGTGACGCCTTCGAAGGCGGCCAGGCCTTCATCCTGTACGACAGCATGGTGGTGCAGGGCATTCACGAGCGGTTCTACAAGGCCGCGCAGGACCGCCTGGGCGTCATGATGTCCAAGGCGGAAATCCGTTCCATCACCCAGGCCGCCAACGGCAGCCTGAACGTGCTGTGCGACAAGACCCTGATCGGCGACGACATCGAGATCAACGTGGACATGGTGGTGCTGCCCACCGGCATCGTGCCCGCCACCGCCAAGGATCCCATCGTCAACTTCGACTACCGCCAGGGCCCGGCCTTCCCGGATCTGGAACTGTTCGAAGGCTACGCCGACTCGAACTACATCTGCTTCCCCTACGAAACCCGCCGCACGGGCGTGTACGCCGCCGGTTGCGTGCGCCAGCCCATGATGCTGGATGCCGCCGAGGAAGACGCCGTTGGCGCCACCATGAAGGCCATCCAGTGCATTGAATCCGCCAACAAGGGCGTTGCGGTGCACCCCCGCTCGGGCGACCTGTCGTACCCGCTGTTCAACTTCGTCCGCTGCACCCAGTGCAAGCGCTGCACCGAGGAATGTCCCTTCGGCGCGCTGGACGATGATGAAAAGGGCACGCCGAAGCCGAACCCGGCCCGCTGCCGCCGCTGCGGCACGTGCATGGGCGCCTGCCCCGAGCGCGTCATCTCCTTCGCCAACTACAATATCGACCAGATCGGCTCCATGATCCGCGAGATCAACGTGCCGCCGGACATGAAGAAGGGCGGCCCCCGCGTCATCATCCTGGCCTGCGAGAACGACGCCTACCCCGCGCTGGACATGGCCGCCCTGCGCGGCAAGCACTGGAGCCCGTACGTGCGCATCATTCCCGTGCGCTGCCTTGGCTCGGTCAACGCCATCTGGGTTGCCGACGCCATGTCCAAGGGCATCGACGGCGTGATGATGCTGGGCTGCAAGTACGGCGACGACTACCAGTGCCACTTCGTCAAGGGTTCGGAAATCTGCCGGCGCCGCAAGGAGAACATTGCCGAGACGCTGAACCGCCTTGGCGTGGAACCGGACCGCGTGGAGCAGTACGAAGTCGCCATTGACGAGTACGACAAGCTCCCCGGCGTGATCGAGGACTTCATGAACATGATCCTTGAGAAGGGTCCGAACCCGTTCAAGGGGTACTAG
- a CDS encoding FAD-dependent oxidoreductase has protein sequence MSNSILVVGGGFSGLTAAIEAAEVGYEVYIVEKTPFLGGRVAQLNKYFPKLCPPSCGLEIQFQRIKKNPRIKFFTQAEVTAVSGDAGNYTVKVHIEPRGTVPSSADLSLLASSLESDVDNEFELGLAKRKPLYMSVPFAFPSRFVLDKAALSRADELKVGKSAFCDMNEAPRDIELNVGSIVVATGWKPYDVTKLSNLGAGAYANCVSNMQLERLASASGPTAGQIKRPSDGKAPKKVAFVQCAGSRDQNHLNYCSYICCMASLKQALYVREQYPDAEVTVYYIDLRTPGRYDKFLRKVKADEKIALVKGKVAGVEEDAATGDVIVEVEDAVKGEKRKYRYDLVVLATGMQPSLAGQKLPFDVPVDEEGFIVGGEEKGIFAAGCAQKPLDVMRTAQSGTSAALKAIQTVRGR, from the coding sequence ATGTCGAACTCCATACTCGTCGTCGGAGGCGGTTTCAGCGGACTTACGGCCGCCATTGAAGCCGCGGAAGTCGGCTATGAAGTGTACATCGTCGAGAAAACACCGTTTCTTGGCGGGCGGGTTGCGCAGCTGAACAAGTATTTCCCCAAGCTTTGCCCTCCCTCCTGCGGCCTGGAAATCCAGTTCCAGCGCATCAAGAAGAACCCCCGCATCAAGTTCTTCACCCAGGCGGAAGTGACCGCCGTGTCCGGCGATGCCGGCAACTACACCGTAAAGGTGCACATCGAGCCGCGCGGCACCGTGCCGAGCAGCGCCGATCTTTCCCTGCTCGCCTCCTCCCTTGAAAGCGACGTCGACAACGAGTTCGAACTGGGCCTCGCCAAGCGCAAGCCTTTGTACATGAGCGTGCCGTTCGCCTTCCCCAGCCGCTTCGTGCTCGACAAGGCCGCGCTTTCCCGTGCCGACGAGCTGAAGGTCGGCAAGAGCGCGTTCTGCGACATGAACGAAGCCCCCCGCGACATCGAGCTGAATGTGGGCAGCATCGTGGTCGCCACCGGGTGGAAGCCGTACGACGTGACCAAGCTTTCCAACCTTGGCGCGGGCGCCTACGCCAACTGCGTGTCCAACATGCAGCTGGAGCGCCTGGCCTCGGCCAGCGGCCCCACCGCCGGGCAGATCAAGCGCCCGTCCGACGGCAAGGCCCCCAAGAAGGTGGCCTTCGTGCAGTGTGCGGGCTCGCGCGACCAGAACCACCTGAACTACTGTTCCTACATCTGCTGCATGGCCTCCCTCAAGCAGGCCCTGTACGTGCGCGAGCAGTACCCCGACGCGGAAGTGACGGTGTACTACATCGACCTGCGTACCCCGGGCCGCTATGACAAGTTCCTGCGCAAGGTGAAGGCGGACGAAAAGATCGCCCTGGTCAAGGGCAAGGTTGCCGGCGTCGAGGAAGACGCCGCCACCGGCGATGTCATCGTCGAGGTGGAAGACGCGGTGAAGGGCGAAAAGCGCAAGTACCGCTACGATCTCGTCGTGCTGGCCACCGGCATGCAGCCCAGCCTTGCCGGGCAGAAGCTGCCCTTCGACGTGCCCGTTGACGAGGAAGGCTTCATCGTCGGCGGCGAGGAAAAGGGCATCTTTGCCGCCGGGTGCGCCCAGAAGCCGCTTGACGTGATGCGCACCGCCCAGTCCGGCACCAGCGCCGCCCTGAAGGCGATTCAAACGGTGAGAGGGAGGTAA